From one Enterobacter kobei genomic stretch:
- a CDS encoding DUF3313 domain-containing protein: MRTHTFFKVAVLSGLLALAGCASKVAQPENYSGFLKDYSGLQQTTSASGKPVMRWVDPNFNPDQYDSIVYHPVTYYPVAKPTTQIGQQTLDGLLNYTNSKLKAAAAQRKPLVTSPGAHSLIFRGAITGVNASKEGLQFYEVVPVALLVAGTQAATGHRTMDTNLFFEGELIDATTNKPVLKVVRKGEGKDLNNESTPMSVETLKQVVDDMATDATMFDVNKK; this comes from the coding sequence ATGCGTACTCATACTTTTTTTAAAGTTGCAGTGCTTAGCGGCCTGCTCGCCCTGGCAGGCTGTGCGTCGAAAGTGGCGCAGCCTGAAAACTATTCCGGCTTTTTGAAAGATTATTCTGGCTTGCAGCAAACCACCTCCGCCTCCGGTAAACCGGTCATGCGCTGGGTGGATCCCAATTTTAACCCCGATCAGTACGACAGCATTGTTTATCATCCGGTGACGTATTATCCGGTCGCCAAACCCACCACCCAGATCGGCCAGCAAACGCTGGACGGCCTGCTGAATTACACCAACAGCAAACTGAAAGCGGCGGCGGCACAGCGAAAACCGCTGGTCACCTCGCCGGGCGCACACAGCCTGATTTTCCGCGGCGCGATCACCGGTGTGAACGCCAGCAAAGAAGGCTTACAGTTCTATGAAGTAGTGCCGGTTGCGCTGCTGGTTGCCGGTACGCAAGCCGCCACCGGCCATCGCACCATGGACACGAATCTCTTTTTTGAAGGCGAGCTGATTGACGCCACCACCAATAAACCGGTGCTGAAAGTGGTACGTAAAGGCGAAGGGAAAGATCTCAATAACGAAAGCACGCCGATGAGCGTCGAAACCTTAAAACAGGTGGTTGACGACATGGCGACCGACGCCACCATGTTTGACGTAAACAAAAAATAA
- a CDS encoding DMT family transporter: MNALLYCLVVVIWGTTWIAIFLQQGSVPAPVSIFWRFALATLVIMTTLMVLRRLRPLARRDHLFCLLQGGCVFGFNFWCFYSAAAWINTGLESVIFSMAVLFNAINSFLFFGNRPPVRVYLAAVLGLCGIVALFWHDLLATDMSSTLLMGIGLSALGTLGFSMGNMISLRHQRNGLETMTTNAWAMLYGTLIMGTIALIRGDDFTPDWTLSYLGALFYLALFGSVIGFGAYFTLVGRIGASKAAYSTLLFPLVALTISTLYEGYVWHLNAVCGLGLILLGNLVMFTRPEKWFAGRRWREKQA, encoded by the coding sequence ATGAACGCATTATTGTATTGCCTGGTGGTGGTGATTTGGGGAACCACGTGGATCGCCATCTTCTTACAACAGGGCAGCGTGCCGGCACCGGTTTCAATATTCTGGCGCTTTGCGCTGGCAACGCTGGTCATTATGACCACGCTGATGGTGTTGCGCCGTCTGCGGCCGCTGGCGCGGCGCGATCACCTGTTTTGCCTGTTGCAGGGCGGCTGCGTGTTCGGCTTCAACTTCTGGTGCTTTTATAGCGCGGCGGCGTGGATCAATACCGGCCTGGAATCGGTGATCTTCTCCATGGCGGTGCTGTTTAACGCCATCAACAGTTTTCTGTTTTTCGGCAACCGGCCCCCGGTCCGCGTGTACCTGGCGGCGGTGCTGGGACTGTGCGGTATCGTCGCCCTCTTCTGGCACGATCTGCTCGCCACCGATATGAGCAGTACGTTGCTGATGGGTATCGGCTTGTCGGCGCTTGGCACGCTGGGATTTTCGATGGGCAATATGATAAGCCTCCGTCATCAGCGTAACGGGCTGGAAACGATGACCACTAACGCCTGGGCGATGCTCTACGGCACGCTGATTATGGGGACGATTGCGCTGATCCGCGGCGATGATTTTACCCCGGACTGGACGCTCTCCTACCTTGGCGCGCTGTTCTATCTGGCGCTGTTTGGCTCGGTGATCGGCTTCGGGGCGTACTTTACGTTAGTCGGGCGTATCGGTGCCAGCAAAGCGGCCTACAGTACATTGTTGTTCCCGCTGGTCGCCTTAACGATATCGACCCTGTACGAAGGCTACGTCTGGCATCTGAATGCGGTGTGCGGGCTGGGGCTGATCCTGCTGGGGAATCTGGTGATGTTCACGCGTCCGGAAAAATGGTTTGCCGGCAGGCGCTGGCGGGAAAAACAGGCATGA
- the tehA gene encoding dicarboxylate transporter/tellurite-resistance protein TehA, giving the protein MVSKKALHLPAGYFGMVLGIIGMGFAWRYASTIWPVSHAIGDGLVVLATLIWGLLTLAFLWRLARYPYSVLTEMRHAVQGSFVSLFPATTMLVAIGMVPWWRPLALGLFIVGVMIQLAYAAWHSAGLWRGNHPPEATTPGLYLPTVANNFISAMACGALGFHDAGLVFLGAGVFSWLSLEPAILHRLRSAGELPVAMRTSLGIQLAPALVACSAWFSVNGGDADTFAKMLFGYGLLQLLFMLRLIPWYMSQPFNATFWSFSFGVSALATTGLHLGHSAGAGFFHALALPLFVFCNLIIVLLGINTLKLLWQGKLLTRVDPALLIKAKDKK; this is encoded by the coding sequence ATTGTTAGCAAAAAAGCGCTGCATTTGCCTGCCGGCTATTTTGGGATGGTGCTGGGGATCATCGGCATGGGCTTTGCCTGGCGCTACGCCAGCACTATCTGGCCGGTCAGCCATGCGATTGGCGACGGGCTGGTCGTCCTGGCGACGCTCATCTGGGGATTGCTGACGCTGGCGTTTCTGTGGCGTCTGGCGCGTTATCCGTACAGCGTGCTGACAGAGATGCGCCATGCAGTGCAGGGTAGCTTTGTCAGCCTGTTTCCGGCGACCACCATGCTGGTTGCCATCGGCATGGTACCCTGGTGGCGGCCGCTGGCGCTGGGGCTGTTTATCGTCGGGGTGATGATTCAGCTGGCTTATGCCGCCTGGCACTCGGCGGGATTATGGCGTGGAAACCATCCGCCCGAGGCCACCACGCCAGGGCTGTATCTGCCAACGGTAGCGAATAACTTCATCAGCGCCATGGCCTGCGGCGCGCTCGGTTTTCATGACGCCGGACTGGTGTTTTTAGGGGCAGGGGTATTTTCCTGGCTCAGCCTTGAACCGGCGATCCTTCACCGCCTGCGCAGCGCAGGGGAGCTGCCCGTCGCCATGCGCACCTCGCTCGGCATTCAACTGGCTCCGGCGCTGGTCGCCTGTAGCGCCTGGTTTAGCGTTAACGGCGGGGACGCGGATACCTTCGCCAAAATGCTGTTTGGCTATGGGCTGCTGCAACTGCTGTTTATGTTGCGGCTGATCCCCTGGTATATGTCGCAGCCGTTTAACGCCACCTTCTGGAGCTTCTCGTTCGGCGTGTCGGCGCTGGCCACCACCGGCTTACATCTGGGGCACAGCGCGGGCGCGGGCTTTTTTCATGCGCTGGCGCTGCCGCTGTTTGTATTCTGCAACCTGATCATTGTGCTGCTGGGAATAAATACCTTGAAACTCCTGTGGCAGGGCAAATTACTGACCCGCGTTGACCCGGCACTGTTAATAAAAGCAAAGGACAAAAAATGA
- the tehB gene encoding tellurite resistance methyltransferase TehB yields MTTRDENYFTEKYGLTRTHSDVLEAAAIIPPGKTLDLGCGNGRNSVWLAAKGFDVTAWDKNPNSINNLQTIKAAEGLDNLEIAINDLNTLSFDGHYDFILSTVVMMFLEPQTIPGLIANMQRCTVPGGYNLIVAAMDTADFPCTVGFPFAFKEGELRHYYDGWEILKYNENPGELHRTDASGNRIKLRFATLLARKAA; encoded by the coding sequence ATGACTACTCGTGACGAAAATTATTTTACTGAGAAATACGGCCTGACCCGCACCCATTCCGACGTGCTGGAAGCCGCGGCAATTATCCCGCCGGGGAAAACGCTCGATCTGGGCTGCGGCAACGGGCGCAACAGCGTCTGGCTGGCGGCGAAAGGCTTTGACGTAACGGCATGGGATAAAAATCCCAACAGCATTAATAACCTGCAAACGATCAAAGCGGCAGAAGGGCTGGATAACCTCGAGATTGCCATTAACGATCTCAACACGCTGAGCTTCGACGGCCATTACGATTTTATTTTATCCACCGTGGTAATGATGTTTCTGGAGCCGCAAACCATTCCGGGGCTGATCGCGAATATGCAGCGCTGCACCGTGCCGGGGGGATATAACCTGATCGTTGCTGCGATGGATACCGCTGATTTTCCGTGCACCGTCGGCTTCCCGTTTGCCTTTAAAGAAGGGGAATTGCGTCACTATTACGACGGCTGGGAAATCCTGAAATACAACGAAAACCCAGGTGAATTACACCGCACCGACGCCAGTGGCAATCGCATTAAATTGCGCTTCGCGACATTGCTGGCACGTAAAGCCGCCTGA
- a CDS encoding AraC family transcriptional regulator has translation MAETYRAFENLRNHNAVLHDSVALNTGMQLAAWSNTRDNITQYCDHHTLSLYIDNGYESYHKTSGGWKNGGGPDRFCLMPTDSESSWDIRDNLAFVHLYCTDEHLRTVSEQIWDRRPASLTLNEQTFGEDAQITALYRHFLLGCDWQQQANQLTLSTASTLLLTHLVQHYSNVRWRLPTITGGLSPSVLRNVLAYIDASLAQPLTLADLAAEAALSEFHFARMFRQSMGLAPHQYVMQRRMAQAEQLVRYSNNSLTEIALACGFNSASHFSNRFKSVTGLTPSQLRARHP, from the coding sequence ATGGCGGAAACTTATCGGGCGTTTGAAAATCTGCGCAATCACAATGCGGTGCTGCATGATTCGGTGGCCCTCAACACCGGTATGCAGCTGGCGGCCTGGTCAAATACGCGCGATAACATCACCCAGTATTGCGATCACCACACGCTGAGCCTCTATATCGACAATGGTTACGAGAGCTATCACAAAACCTCCGGCGGCTGGAAAAATGGCGGTGGCCCGGATCGTTTTTGCCTGATGCCGACCGACAGCGAATCAAGCTGGGATATCCGCGATAATCTCGCTTTTGTGCATCTCTACTGCACGGATGAGCATCTGCGCACGGTAAGCGAGCAGATCTGGGATCGCCGTCCGGCGTCGTTAACCCTGAACGAACAAACGTTTGGCGAAGATGCGCAGATCACCGCGCTGTACCGCCATTTTCTGCTGGGCTGCGACTGGCAGCAGCAGGCGAATCAGCTGACCCTCAGCACGGCCTCGACGCTGCTGTTAACCCATCTGGTGCAGCATTACAGCAACGTGCGCTGGCGGCTGCCGACCATCACCGGCGGGCTGTCGCCGTCGGTGCTGCGTAACGTCCTCGCCTACATTGACGCCAGCCTCGCGCAACCGCTGACGCTCGCGGATCTCGCCGCCGAGGCGGCATTAAGCGAATTCCATTTTGCGCGCATGTTCCGCCAGTCGATGGGGCTGGCACCGCACCAGTATGTGATGCAGCGCCGCATGGCACAGGCCGAGCAACTGGTGCGCTACAGCAATAACTCCCTGACAGAGATTGCGCTGGCCTGCGGCTTTAACTCCGCCAGCCATTTCAGCAATCGCTTTAAAAGCGT